Proteins found in one Quercus robur chromosome 2, dhQueRobu3.1, whole genome shotgun sequence genomic segment:
- the LOC126706758 gene encoding stress-induced protein KIN2-like gives MDKSQNASYQAGEAEGQAQEKVGNMADKASNAAQSAKESCQEAGQQMKDKAQGACDAVKDKVGANK, from the exons ATGGACAAATCCCAGAATGCAAGTTACCAAGCTGGTGAGGCCGAGGGCCAAGCTCAG gaAAAGGTGGGCAACATGGCGGACAAGGCGAGCAATGCTGCTCAATCTGCCAAGGAATCATGCCAAGAG GCTGGCCAGCAGATGAAGGATAAGGCACAAGGGGCTTGTGATGCCGTTAAGGATAAAGTTGGagcaaacaaatga
- the LOC126706749 gene encoding stress-induced protein KIN2-like encodes MDKSQNASYQAGEAKGQAQEKAGNLAEKASNATQSAKESCQEAGQQMKDKAQGACDAVKDKVGANK; translated from the exons ATGGACAAATCCCAGAATGCAAGTTACCAAGCTGGCGAGGCCAAGGGCCAAGCTCAG gaAAAGGCGGGCAACTTGGCGGAAAAGGCAAGCAATGCTACTCAATCTGCCAAGGAATCATGCCAAGAG GCTGGCCAGCAGATGAAGGATAAGGCACAAGGGGCTTGTGATGCTGTTAAGGATAAAGTTGGagcaaacaaatga